In Oryza sativa Japonica Group chromosome 8, ASM3414082v1, the sequence CAAAATTAATAAGATGTACGAAGCGAGCATATATAGTTCAACTGATTAGctttcttgtggtggaaccagctCATCAGGGGTTAAGTTCTCGAGTTGACACGAATGTTCGTATTtacagctaattattcttttaagtgataggcgacgtacccgttgACTTAAAAATCTTATATTCTAAAACTGATGGACTATTTGGCTCATTATATATGTCAATGAAATTTCCTTTCAGTTTGTTTTTGTTGGGTGCATACAACTCTATTGCAGCCTGTAACAAACCTAAGGACATAATGTCACAACATCGATTACCGAAAAGGTACGTACCACAACAATTGTTGAAGCAACAATTCCTAATAGGTTGTTGGTAAGGTCTCTTATGGTGAAAATTATTCATCCAGATTTTAAGTCCCAGACTCAGCTGTGGTGCTTGTGTTTATGGGTTATTTATCTTTTTAGGGGTAAAGTTAATTACTCTCAATGTATACCTGCTCAATATTTTAAGGTGATAGTATGTACACGTGTACGTTAAGAGGGATGGTGTGCATACATACATATGCTACTCTAAGGCTGTATTCTTTTGTGCAACTTCCTAaattcttcttttttgttttctgcGTGCATgctttcaaactgttaaacagagttttttttaaaaaaaaatctataggaaagttgctttaaaaaatcatattaatctatatttttcaagtttttttagctaatactccctcctttcaaaaAACTAAGTCCTATTTTATTCTTTGGTTTTTTCAAAAGTTTAAGTCCTATTTATAGTAACTATGtgatatattaatttttttatgggaacccaaaaagtcattttagtacttattggttgcatgttcaTTGATTTTGTCACATGATGAATGAGTTAACTACACCTTTGGTCTTAGTGAAAAAgaaatactcccttcatctatttttgataggaatatttctaaatatgaataatttgtttttgataggcatatttaatttcaatcaaaccacttatcatcttaatgactttctcggatttaatatGTGattctccattcttccacacaagattggctacatgggcgtcgagaaatgtaaatattaataaatcgctTATTTACGagaaataactagtagcatgtttaaataaatgataagtagaattatttaTCCTTGGTCATTGTGCTAAGATGAAATATAACTATCCAGGGTTATGAAATGTGTTTTttcattagtctatgtttaatacttataattagtgtctaaatatccgatgtgacaatgACTAAAAAGTTTTTACCCAACAAACACTCCCTTAaatttttggaaggagggagtacgtaattaattatttgttagACCGTTACATCGTTTTGAGTGTCGCAACCCATGCCTCCGAACACAGctttaagttgtttattaatttctcCCTCCTCGACGTTATCACCagccacgtactccctccatccaaaaaaaaaggcaaaccctaggtttccgtgccaacgtttgactgtccgttttatatgaaatttttttataattagtattttcattgttgttaaatgataaaacatgattaatattttatacgtaacttatctttttaatttttttcatatttttttcaaataagacggacggtcaaacgttgggtacGGAAAtcaaggtttgtcttttttttaggacggagggagtaggaagaTTACATGACCGAGGCAAGGTGGTTAATTACGATGTGATCGATATATGCACGTACGACTTGACTAATTGTAATCTAATAACTATCTAATACTTGTATTGATATATGCGAAGTAAGTCAATTTGTTCGACGCAATCACGCGCTAAcataacatatactccctccgtcccataatataagggattttgagtttttgcttgtagtgtttgaccactcgtcttattcaaaaaatttatgcaaatataaaaaacaaaaagttgtgcgtaaagtattttggataataaagtaagtcacaaaaaagtaaataataattccaaaattttttgaataagacgagtagtcaaaccgtgcaagcaaaaactcaaaatcccttatattatgggacggagggagtatattgttgCAGCACGGTCAGTCATtgagagagaatccattatatgccattAACTTTGTCACACGTCTACTATTTGCTGTTGACTTTATCAAGTTCTACAATATgtcatcgacttttgcttaacttctacgatttactaTCATTGTTCGGTTAGCCTCCGTTAGCACTGACAATTTTGTCcaaatgactaaaataccccTAAGATAAAAACTTCCAAAGTTtggataaaattatcaaaatatcgtattataaacataagattgtaaacatccaaaatttgtccaaaaacttaaaatctgatattttagaatttttatccaaattttgaaagtttctgtcctaggggtattttggtaattttgacaaatttttacagtactaacggagactaaccggaCAGCGATGGTAAGTCGTAGAAATTAAGTAAAAATctatggcatattgtagaacgtgaTAAAGTCAATGGTAAATCGTAGACGTGTAACAAAGTCaatggcatataatggattctctcctAATAGAAGTATATTTGTTGTCAACTGGTGATCTAGATCTACACGCGTACGCTGGTCCATGACCTCTCTCTCCGACGAAGAAAAGAAATGGAAAATCCAAGGAATTGAATCAACTACATGAACGTACTGAGAGAGCGTCCAAATTTCTGGCCCAAATGAATTAATTTCCATGCATCATGAGAGGACTTCAAAGCTAGCTGGtcatttttaagtttgaatATAACTAACCGTGTAAAGACCTGCAGCCAGTTTTCTTGTTTTCAACAGATTAATAATTCTCCCTTGAAAAATTTACATGCAGCATCATTgtactctttttttcttttgcgagGATATATCATCATTGTACTTTAGCCGGTCATTTTTAAGTTAAAATTAACCATGGAAAACTCTGTCGCTTTTCTGATTTTAATAGATTCTGGTAGCTTCTTTTGAATTACTGCAGAATAACATTGGCCATAGTGGAtgacatttttgtttttttttaggtctcctattttataatatatactaGAAAGATCGAAGTGccaattttaatatatatatcatcCATATGTTATTCCATCGAGGACACGGTTAGATGTATTAAAATGAAACATGAACCTAACCTCAGTCTGGATTGTTTTCAGTGCCTAGGACATGTCTGTTCTTTTCACCAATTTTTTTAGTGCAATATATCACCCACCAATTGCAAGATGCATCCTTGGATAAGATGATTCGAAACAATCTATAGCATATAGCAGCATAGTATATATCTTTGCCCTTGGCAGCAACTAATTTGTTTTAAGTGCTCTTTGTCAAGTGCCAATAATGGAAGAGCTGGATAATGTTATTAAGCATGGCAAGATTCCAATATAAAAAGAAATGTGCAATGAAAGATTCCTCCGACCAAACATTTTAACAATCATATGCTGagctatcatttttttttctactgatTGTTGTTTTGTCTCCTAGAAGAACCTGTACTAATCCACCAGATACCATATATTTTTGTACTACTTTCTAGTGATTTAACATCAAAACCTCTGAATATATGGGGTATATAATTTGCaacataataaataaatgaatgCACATTCTAGTCTACTGGGAGAAATCTAATAAAATAGGGGCCCAATAACCACAATGCATAGTGTTTGGTTGTGATCCTGTTAGTTTCTCTACACAAGGCCCAAAGGCCCATAAAGGTGTGAGTGTGACTGAGCCACTGGACCCAACCCATTAAACAATGCATAGCACAAGTGACAGCCAAAGCAGAAAAACAACAGATGACAGGTAAACAGGCAGTTCATACTTTCAGATAACCATATCTAACTTTCCAGGTACAGGTATTGCAACCATGACTTCATATCATGTAAGCACCATACATGATATCAGGTATTGCAACAGACAGCACAACATAAAATTCAGTCTAACAACCCGCAGACTATGTCTTGACTCTGACCAGGTTTCCACATGGCTAATCTAAATGTCTTGAGACCAGGATTCCAAAATGGCTAACTAATTGACATCTCCTTTTCGCTCAAGACAATGGTTTTTCCCAATGGCTAACTATAGCATCTTGTTTTCGCCTTCAGGTGGTGGCGACGAAAGATCAAAGGTTTGATTTCGCCTACTCGGTTTCGTCTATCCAGTCACCATAGATCCTGCTGATCTTGTCAGGGCCCTTCCATTTCTGAATGGGCCTCTGTACCTGCCCAGACCTTTGGCCGGCAATGGTAGAACGCTGCGCCTGCACGCCTAGATGGTACACGTCTGCATGAGGGAGCACTGTGGTGGATGCAGCAGCGGTCTCTGCTGGAGCTTTCGCAGATACCACAGCTTGCTTGGAGTCGGGAGTTGCTGCAGCATCCCTGCTGTCTATGTCAACAAGTCCCCCACCATACTTGTGGAGTTCTGAAATgaaattcatgaaaaatgtaAGATACATCAGGTGGGGTTTTTGCTGCCTCAATTAAATGACAAATGAAACATTTCAATTAACAGGACTAAATTGCAATAAGTTTATCTAAAGATTCTCAAAGGTGATTTAAAATGTAGGAGAAAGATATATACATAACAGAACAAATTGTATTCTGTAAATCTGCAAACTGTCAATAGCTCATAAATATAGTCAACATCCAGTAGGAATGCATCAGGCTAAAAATGACCACCTCTTTCAGTGTTTCTACTGCATATTTCAGTTTTAGTGAATACTCCAATCTTGTACTAAAGAAGAAATGGAGAACATCATGCAAGATAAAAATGTGCAAatggggaaaaaaaactaactgTCCACATGTAACCCTGACGCAACAGAAAGCAAACCCTTAAAACAAAGTTAAGTGGGTAGAAACTAGCAACAGATATGGTCACTAAACCAGCATTTCATTCTGACTAAATCTAAGAAATTTCTTTTTGAAGCCAACACTTAAACTAAACAGGCTAATAAGTGAATTAGACTCAGATCAACATGTAAACTGCAAATGACTAATAAAAGCAGAAATATTCCTAAACTGCACAAGATAAACGGTGACACTGATAATTGAATCTAGAATTTAGTAGAGGCTCCTGAAGAGCAAATGTAACCTGTCAAGCCAGGACTTCCCTCTTCAAATTCAGATATCATCATAGTGTTCTCATCCTAGGAATATAAGCGACTAAATAATGTGATGGTCACTTAAAGAACATGTATGCTACTGTGCTCTTAGTAGCCATGATCGTATTGTGCGCTTAACTCTAGAATGCCTTTCTACTCTGAGCAATGACCAAGATTCAAGACATCAAGGAGTTGCCTGTATCTGGCAGCAAATGTTGTACAAAgaggataataatataggtaCAAAGACTGGTCACTCATCTATAAACAAGTGGTGAAGTGGACTGAAACCTATATATTGTGCAGTGGTAACAGGTCGACCGTGAAAAGTTCAGAAAATACCTACACTACAAGATGATCCAACAAACATGACCTATGAGAAAATTGTAAATGTTATCGCGATTCACAGCTTGAAGTACAAAGATGTGTTTCACCAGCACAGCGCAGAAGCTTCACTGGGACAATGACATGCATATTCATTTAAGTTGAAGAAACAATAAGCTAGAACGATCTAAGTTTTGAACGATCACAATACCATCACACTGGGAACTTCTGAATACTTGATATGCGCTGAAGCCAACACTAGACCCACCATCAATGTTGTGCTTCATAATCCATATAGAATACATGGCCTCACTCATAGTCTCAAAAAGAATAGATTTAGGAATAGATTTGTTGTATAGTTCAGTAAATATGTTGGGAAGGATATATTCCTGTCCTAAAGGTGTGCTATATACTTGATGAATAAAACAAGATTTCAAGGTAGAGCTGTGATGCAATGTACTAGTAAATAACTAAAACAACACAGCCCTGATGTATATCAGAGAAACAATTGTTAATACCTAGAATTGTCACAGCTATCAGGGCACAAGTGAGGTTTTATGTCCAATCAAACTAAATCTCTGATGAAACAAGGTCACAGATCAAATGAAGATTGATAAGTTCATCGCACATTATGGTCTACCGAAAATGAAACGAAGCACCATCCACACACTAACTACAGATTCAATAACTACATATTCAACCGTAGAACAAATCACAATAGGCTAAATTATCTCTAAAAACACAGGGTAACATATAACAATTCAAGAATTTGACAAATGCATACTATGAAACAAGCAAACTCACCAGCTGCTCCATGAGCGAAGTGGCATTTGCTGCCAAAGGGGCAGTACCCAGTCATCTCCCACTTGTTACAGATCCTCGTCTTCCAGTTCGACGGCTTCTGCATCGGCCCAttccccgccgcggcggaggcggaggcggccgcggcggccgcagaATTGTagctcccgccaccgccgccgccgccgacgctcgGCGAGAGGCTGATCGCGACGCTCTCCCTGGCCTTGGACTGCTCGTCGTGGAGGAACGTGCACGCGTCGCCGTAGGGGCATCCCTCGTCGGTGTAGAACTTCTTGCAGTGCCTCCCCTTGTAGGCCctcccggagccgccgccgccgccgccgccgcagcccgcgtcgccgccggcggtgggtCCCGACGACGTCATGATGGGGATCTGGtgctcctccctcgcctccgTGGCCTCCTCGTGCGCCGCGACGATCTCCTGCCAGTTGGGCGGCGGCTTGCGGAGCTCCTCCATGCCGTGGGCGAAGTTGCAGTTGGTGACGTAGGGGCAGGTCCCCGCCCTGAACTTGCAGCACAGCTTCGTCTTGAAGAACATCTTCCCGATCGCCCGCGACTTGCTCGTGTtcccgccgccttcgccgccgccgccgccgcgggattTCTTGCCCGGAGGTGGCTGCTCGCTCCCGGCCCTCgaagagccgccgccgccgccgtcggcgttcCACTGGCTGTTGTAGTCGTCCTCGGTGGCCCATATCCCGGCGTCCccgccctgcgccgccgcgtTCGCCCAGGCGTCGGGGCCCGCCGCGTCCGGGATGATGTGGATGGCGTTGGTGTAATCCATCACCCGCTACCTGCAAGAATCACAGGCTTCATCTTCCCCCGATTGAGGATTGAATCGAAGGAGAATTAGGGGCTTACCAAGAATCGAAGGCAGcggaagaaggaggaggtgggAGAGACGAACAGCGAGGTCACTTGCTTGCTCGGtgatggcgaacggcggcgccggcggcgaaggcggcagcGGTAATCCGCCGGAGGAGATGAGTtgaggagaggggaagagatGGGATGTATTAATAGGGAGTAGCAACTATGGTAGGATGATGACACGTGTCCcggcacgaatcttaaagcgaCAAATCGccgcaaaccctaggtttttcGACGCTTGGTTTTTCCGATTATACCCCGCACGAGGTCGCATCCGATGCCAGTTTTGCTTGGTGTAGTGATCACCCGCTCTTGACGTGGAGACGTGTCCCGACACGAATCATAACGTACAAAACGTCGTGAACCATAGTTTTTCGGCGCTTGGTTTTTCCGGTTATACCGCGTGCTTAGTCGCATCCGGTGCCGCTTATACTTGGTGTAGTGATCATCCGTCTAGAGACATGTCCTAACATTAATCATTACGCGATACCATGAACTTAGTTTTTTTAGGGGGGATTATACTCCGTGCTCATCCACATCCCCACCGTTTCCTCTCAGTGTGTCAATTACCCATTATATGATGATGCAGCTTCCCCTTAGTGTGCCGATTACCCATTATATGACGACGACGCCATGTGGTGGCATGAATCTTTGCGGGACAAACACTATAAACCCTATTTGTTTGCcctttagtttatttttccaATTATACCATGTGCGTGTTCGCATTCGTCTCACTCCTCGTTGATATGGTGATAAAACCACGTGTCCAAGCTCAAATATGTGCACAACTAGAATTTCtctttttagttttatttctagTTATGATGTATCCTTCATGGCTCCATTTGTGTCATTCATCATCCAAAGTGGACATGCAAAAATCTTTGTGCCACTAAATAAAtactacttccttcgtttcataatgtaagattttctaacattgcccacattcatttagatgttaataaatctagatatatgtatgtatttagattcattaacatctatatgtatgtggtcaatgctagaaagttttatattgtgaaacggagggagtataaaccaaatgttttttttctctcgcttGGTTGTACTTATGCTATTTTCTCATAAGGTTGCTCGATCAACCAAGAAGGCAACACCTCAAGTACATAAGTAGGTTTTGAAATGATATCGATGGCTTTGCATGAAAATGCTCTATCTCATATAAGTTTGTCAAAATCTCGTTTATGTCGTACGATTTTACAACTTCCTGGTTTTATTAGATGTTTGATTCTATTGAATTTACGATTTCTATGTACTCGATTATAAGGTTGTGATCCTACATAGAACTTTCTATTCCAATTCTAAATCACGATTTTAACCACCTTGACCTCAAAAAACTCCATGCCTCATCCTATATGCATATGCCACGAGATCTCTTACTGTTcattccttcttttctttcaaaaaaaaaaagaatgcgaGACCTCGTACATACATTGCTTAACTGACATACCATAACCAACCACATGTTGATTGTTGTTCTGGGCTTAAGTCGTTAGATAGATGATGCGGcagatttttttattgttaccAATTGATGAGAATTTTAGACGGCAGTAAGCCTGGAAGGGAGCAGCGTTATGGTATTAATCTGGGCTATGCGATTGGATTGTAACAAATATTAATGCAAACATACAGATCACGTCGTTGCAGACGAGATTCTATAGATTCTAGGAATATACAGATGAGGCGGAGAACAATTAATACTAGATGAGAATTTAGGGACCACGTTCCCTCAGTTTCACCCAGATAAACAAGATGTTTCATCAACACATTATAATCTGGCAATGAGCAGGATATGACTATAGAGGTTGCTGTAGGAGCGGAACTGGGAAAAAAATGTCTGAAGAGCATTTGGCTTTCCTAATGGATCGTTAACACATCTCTCCTGCTCACCCACGTCTCTGATAATTCCAGTACAAAGGTGATAATTACACAATGTAAATACATCGCCATAGCCAGCCCACTCTCCAGGCAACACCAGCTTCCCAGAGCTGCAGATTACGATGCGGCAATGCCATGGCTCTGATTGCACAACTGCTTAAAGCCAGAGTCAGACTCTGCATAGGGTACCACCTAGACATGCAGGGggagaaaaaagggaaaacaaaTCAAGAAGCCCTCTAGTTTCTTTACCTGCACATACCTGCTACCTGTTGTGCTATCTTCTGCACAATGCAATGCAATAGATTAGTAGTATATTATATTATGCAGGAGGCTCTCTACCAAAATGAAGAGGGAAAAGTGGGCAGCAGAAAGTATCAGCATGGGCTCAAGAGGAAAAAGGTAAGAAGAGCAAACTCTGTATCCTGTGCTAGGTCACATTCTAGCATCACTACCATTTTCACAAATGTAACTCAACAGGAGCAGCAGCAATCTACATGACGATGATGATATTAGTTATATAAGCTTATAATAACTGCATCTCACTCCAAGCAAAGAGGAGACACAGATAAAGAACTCTTATGTAAAGGGAAGATAATACGCGGAGGCAGCCTCATCCTTCAACAGCAGCTGCACCATCGTCCACCGCACCTGGATCAGTAAAGTGTATCTGAAGACCAAAACAAGAACCATCACGGCACCTTTTTAAACACATGAAAGGCTTGAATCAGATCATACAAGTAGCAGTCAGAAAAAAACGTTAATACCCCATGTGAACTACCAATTCCTGTTTATAGCATCCAAGTGAGCAAACGAAAAGCATAAACCTGCATTATTTAAATGCCGATCAAACACTTATTCCATTATGTCACTGAAATGGTGCCACCGCACCGATTTATTCAAAGCAAGAATATAAGACAAGTTATTAGGTTTATAGCATCAAAAGCCAACAAGCACTTCCAAAATTGCACTAGAAAGCTCAGCACCTTCTCTTGCATTTAGCATGCCCCATTAGTGCTCGGGGTGAACAATGTAACATAGCTTGAGAGCTATGTTCACATAACAGTGTTCACAACAGACTGCCTGGAACACATCCTGTGTTAACAGCAAGCTACCACCACTGTTAATAGTAGCTACAGAAATTGTCAAAACATTCTAGATTAGACAATCTCCACaataatcatgcaataataagTTTAAAAGTAAGCATTAGCTGCCATGCACGATAGCTAAGATTTAAAATATGAGCCGCGCATATGGAAGAACCAATCCAAGAATAGCACTGTGGTCTGCAAACCCATGAAAGCTGCACTGCAAAAATAGAGAGAGTGTCAGTAAATAAAATACACCAGCCAACAATAACACAGAAACTATCAGGCAGTCAAAATAAGACAAAGGAATAAGAAATACATCGATTGGGTTTAATATTCAATCCTAGATGCTATGCTTTTTTTTCCTGCATACCTTGTCAAGAAAATCCCTACATCTGTTCCGCCCCTCAAATAACAGAGTACTTTCCAGTTTGGGCAGAACCAGGAAGGTTCAGAGCATGGTTGGCACAATCTTCAAGGACACGCTTCAATTCTGCTTTCGCCTTCTTGACAGATAGCTCAGTGGGGCCCTCTATGAACAGGTACAGCTTGCGTTCATTAGCACCAACAATTTTTCCTTGAGGAAAAAAGGTTCCCCTTGTAGTGATTGCAGCACCCGTCCATTCCTGGATAGGACCCAATGTTTCTTTGTGAGTGATCTTCCAGCGGGCATTTTGTGGGAAATCATTAATCTCAAGCTCAGCCTCATAATGTTCTGGGACTGCATGTGCTTGTATCCTTGCCAGATTTTGCTGTATGTTAAATGCAGCCTGCAGTGCACGTGCTGTGGCCTCGTTATTCTGTGTGTTTGAAGCAATGGCTAGAGGAAGCAAGGGCCCTACAGAAGTGCCTTGTGTTTGCTGGTTGGCATTGCTAGCAGCCTTTGCTGCAAccatagcagcagcagcttgagCAGCAGCAATAGCTTGTGCCGCAAGGTCACCTCCCGCCTTACGAACCCCTCCTTCCTCATCAGAATCTGAATCTGACTTGTCCTCCTCATAACCATATTCCCTTGCCTGAGCCTTCTTTGCAGATTTCCGTGCTTCATCCTCCTCTTCATTGAACTTGAAACCGCTTCCACCATATCCTGTTCCATGGGCCTGCTCTGTTCCCTGCTTCACCTTTGCCATAAAACGATCAGCTAGACCTTTCAGGTCCTCTGGAACAGCCTGCTCTGAGAGCTCCAAAGCTTTAACAAGGTCTGGAGCATAACGCTCCTCTTCCTCAGAAATAAAAGTCACGGCAAATCCCTTCCTCCCAGCACGTCCAGTTCGTCCAACACGATGAACATAATCCTCATAGTGGTTCGGGACATCATAATTCACAACAAGCTCAAGCTCCTTGACATCTAAACCCCTAGCAGCAACACTGGTAGCAATCAGCAAGCTGCACACATTGCTCTTGAAATCAGCTAGTGTTGATTCACGGTCAGTCTGGTCTTTCCCACCATGCAGGGATAGGCATGGATATCCATGCTGGAACAGGTCTTTGAGTAGAGAATCACATTTATCTTGTGAATGGACAAAAACAAGAATTTTACCTTTATCAAACCACTCTCCAAGCAGCTCCAACAGCCTAAAGAACCTCTCATTTTCTGGCCGCACCTCAACCAGTTGTGTGATATCTTTGTTGACGACACTCCTCCCACCCACCTGGATCTCAACAGGCTTTGTCAGCACCTTACGGGCCAGTATCTCCACCTGACGTGGAAAAGTGGCTGAGAAAAGAACTGTCTGCCTATCTGGACGAGTATTCTGAACTATCCGAGTAATCTGAGGCTCAAAACCCATATCAAACATCCTATCAGCTTCATCCATCACCAAGAATGTAACTCTCCGAAGATTAGTAATCTTCCCACTGCTTGTGCAAAGAATATCAATCATCCTGCCTGGTGTACAAACAACAATTTCAGCACCCCTCTTCAGTTCACTGATCTGCTGGGCAACTCCAGAACCTCCATAGATAGCAACACAGTTGATGCCAAGCGCCTTCGAAAACTTCTTAATGTCTGAATGTATCTGCACCACAAGCTCTCTAGTAGGAGCCATTATAAGCCCAATTGGGCCATCTCCAGGAACAACAGCCGGCTGATCTTTGACATGCCTCAGCATAGGCAGGACAAATGCTAGAGTCTTGCCTGATCCAGTCTTTGCAATTCCTATACAATCACGCCCACTCATTATGATCGGCAGTGCTTGTGCCTGTATAGACATCGGTTTCTCGAAACCAAGTTTCTTGATTGTATCAAGGAGCTTGCTGGTAAGCCCACTCTGCACCCATGTCTTTATTGGCTTGGGTACATCTTTCCCATGCACCTTGAGCTCCAACTGCTTCCGATAAGCTGCCACTTCCTCAGCTGCCATCTTTGTAATATCCTTCACCTCAATGTAGAAATTCTTCCGGAACGGCTGGTAGTCGATCTTAGAATGGTCAACAATAGCCAACTTTTCTGCCTTTGTCTTCTTGACACGTTTCATGAActcctcatcatcctcatctTCGGAACCACCCTCATCATCCTCGTCATCTGCATAATCCGAGTCTGAGTCTTCTCCTTGTATAATTCTCCCCATCACCTTCTTTGGCCCCTTTTTATCCCCATTAGTCACAGCATCCTTAGCACTCTTATCATTCTTGTCATCCACATTGGCAGCAGGCATGCTCTCAAGCTTTGCGACCTCAGGCAATACCATCGAGTTCATGAACGCATCAAGCGGATCAATCTCATCTTCATCCATAGCATTGGCGCCGTTTGCATTATCACCCCCATTTGGAACATCAACGTCCATGGCACCGGCACCAGAACCACCATTATCATCGGATTTCTTACCATCCTCTTGGTTCCCCTCCTCATCAGACTCCTCGCCATCCAAGGTCCACTTCTTCCCGGCATTGCCGCCATCTTCTGCTTCTGcgggggccgcggcggcggcggctgaggtgCCAACTCCGGCCTCCTCCTGCTCGCGGCGCTTCGTCTCCTCCTCGCGGCGCTTCATCTCCTGCCACTCCTtgatgcggcggcgccgcgtcTCCATCTCTTCGTCCAGCTgcttctgctcctcctccttcttcttctggCGCCGCCTCTCGGCCTCCTCCAcatccaccacctcctcctccctggcCCCCGAAGCCGGCCCCTCCGGCTCCGcgtcgcggtggtggtggtggtggtgcgacgaccggcggcggcgcttgcggTCGCGGTccacatcctcctcctcctcctccgccgccgcctcccgcctcctcGACCTCTCCTCGCGGTCcctctcctcgcgccgccgcgcacgctccctctccttctccttctcccgctcctcccgctcccgcgcCTTCCGC encodes:
- the LOC4344715 gene encoding zinc finger CCCH domain-containing protein 56 isoform X1; the encoded protein is MDYTNAIHIIPDAAGPDAWANAAAQGGDAGIWATEDDYNSQWNADGGGGGSSRAGSEQPPPGKKSRGGGGGEGGGNTSKSRAIGKMFFKTKLCCKFRAGTCPYVTNCNFAHGMEELRKPPPNWQEIVAAHEEATEAREEHQIPIMTSSGPTAGGDAGCGGGGGGGSGRAYKGRHCKKFYTDEGCPYGDACTFLHDEQSKARESVAISLSPSVGGGGGGGSYNSAAAAAASASAAAGNGPMQKPSNWKTRICNKWEMTGYCPFGSKCHFAHGAAELHKYGGGLVDIDSRDAAATPDSKQAVVSAKAPAETAAASTTVLPHADVYHLGVQAQRSTIAGQRSGQVQRPIQKWKGPDKISRIYGDWIDETE
- the LOC4344716 gene encoding DEAD-box ATP-dependent RNA helicase 42 isoform X1; translated protein: MGSSDEAGSSKHHRRDKEKDRERSSSRHHRDRDRERSSSRHHHREDRDDDRDRDRDRERRHREKERDREERKAREREEREKEKERERARRREERDREERSRRREAAAEEEEEDVDRDRKRRRRSSHHHHHHRDAEPEGPASGAREEEVVDVEEAERRRQKKKEEEQKQLDEEMETRRRRIKEWQEMKRREEETKRREQEEAGVGTSAAAAAAPAEAEDGGNAGKKWTLDGEESDEEGNQEDGKKSDDNGGSGAGAMDVDVPNGGDNANGANAMDEDEIDPLDAFMNSMVLPEVAKLESMPAANVDDKNDKSAKDAVTNGDKKGPKKVMGRIIQGEDSDSDYADDEDDEGGSEDEDDEEFMKRVKKTKAEKLAIVDHSKIDYQPFRKNFYIEVKDITKMAAEEVAAYRKQLELKVHGKDVPKPIKTWVQSGLTSKLLDTIKKLGFEKPMSIQAQALPIIMSGRDCIGIAKTGSGKTLAFVLPMLRHVKDQPAVVPGDGPIGLIMAPTRELVVQIHSDIKKFSKALGINCVAIYGGSGVAQQISELKRGAEIVVCTPGRMIDILCTSSGKITNLRRVTFLVMDEADRMFDMGFEPQITRIVQNTRPDRQTVLFSATFPRQVEILARKVLTKPVEIQVGGRSVVNKDITQLVEVRPENERFFRLLELLGEWFDKGKILVFVHSQDKCDSLLKDLFQHGYPCLSLHGGKDQTDRESTLADFKSNVCSLLIATSVAARGLDVKELELVVNYDVPNHYEDYVHRVGRTGRAGRKGFAVTFISEEEERYAPDLVKALELSEQAVPEDLKGLADRFMAKVKQGTEQAHGTGYGGSGFKFNEEEDEARKSAKKAQAREYGYEEDKSDSDSDEEGGVRKAGGDLAAQAIAAAQAAAAMVAAKAASNANQQTQGTSVGPLLPLAIASNTQNNEATARALQAAFNIQQNLARIQAHAVPEHYEAELEINDFPQNARWKITHKETLGPIQEWTGAAITTRGTFFPQGKIVGANERKLYLFIEGPTELSVKKAKAELKRVLEDCANHALNLPGSAQTGKYSVI